In Anabaena cylindrica PCC 7122, a single genomic region encodes these proteins:
- a CDS encoding pentapeptide repeat-containing protein: protein MGKRSFRASAAGVEKLNQAFEKYGKTQDYLAGVGGCTRQTVNKFLTGKPISKELFTSLCNELELDWQDITELEFDHQDENSRTIVTSMNRATGIYTSRTGAVTTVEELNNVKTYITSDTINGQFSITMPGDINSLLNNSEKQNNLLKALIMLSGDKNATISKIEKGSIKITFNVSPDGIKKLDEEPDKIILVARIISRAKGEELDLSDTDLSGVDLSGVDLSGINFSCADLSNANLQDANLANADLDCADLSGANLERANLRGTSLNDTIIDNKWLTVWRIVNQSSVDRNLSGANLERANLTFANLNGANLRSANLNGANLSGADLSGANLIVADLSGATLWSANLNGANLTFANLSGADLTFANLNAANLNAANLIGATLWGANLNAANLIGADLSGATLWSANLSGATLWSANLSGADLRSADLRSADLTSTKVENAQFKETSGITEDAKRELKQRGAIFEDSPGDRSKIPTR, encoded by the coding sequence GGTAAAACGCAGGATTACCTAGCTGGTGTAGGGGGGTGTACTCGACAGACCGTAAATAAATTTTTGACAGGAAAACCTATTAGTAAGGAACTGTTTACTTCTCTGTGCAATGAGTTAGAATTGGATTGGCAAGATATTACTGAACTAGAGTTCGATCATCAAGATGAAAATTCCAGGACTATTGTTACTAGTATGAATAGAGCAACTGGTATTTATACTTCTAGAACTGGAGCAGTAACAACAGTAGAAGAACTAAATAACGTTAAAACTTATATTACATCTGATACTATTAATGGTCAATTTAGTATTACAATGCCAGGCGATATAAATAGTCTTTTAAATAATTCTGAAAAACAAAATAATTTGCTAAAAGCCCTGATAATGCTTTCAGGTGATAAAAATGCTACGATATCTAAAATAGAAAAAGGCAGTATAAAAATAACCTTCAATGTTTCTCCAGATGGCATTAAAAAGCTGGACGAAGAACCAGATAAAATTATTTTAGTAGCAAGAATCATTAGCAGAGCTAAAGGTGAAGAATTAGACCTAAGTGATACAGATTTAAGTGGCGTTGATTTGAGTGGCGTTGACTTGAGTGGTATTAACTTCAGTTGTGCTGACCTGAGCAATGCTAATTTACAAGATGCCAATTTAGCAAATGCTGATTTAGATTGTGCAGACTTGAGTGGTGCTAATCTAGAGCGTGCTAATTTAAGAGGTACATCTTTAAATGATACTATAATTGACAACAAGTGGCTTACAGTTTGGAGGATTGTCAATCAGTCATCTGTAGATCGAAATTTAAGTGGTGCTAATTTAGAGCGTGCTAATTTAACGTTTGCTAATTTAAATGGTGCTAATTTAAGGAGTGCTAATTTAAATGGTGCTAATTTAAGTGGTGCTGATTTAAGTGGTGCTAATTTAATTGTTGCTGATTTAAGTGGTGCTACTTTATGGAGTGCTAATTTAAATGGTGCTAATTTAACGTTTGCTAATTTAAGTGGTGCTGATTTAACGTTTGCTAATTTAAATGCTGCTAATTTAAATGCTGCTAATTTAATTGGCGCTACTTTGTGGGGTGCTAATTTAAATGCTGCTAATTTAATTGGTGCTGATTTAAGTGGTGCTACTTTATGGAGTGCTAATTTAAGTGGCGCTACTTTGTGGAGTGCTAATTTAAGTGGTGCTGATTTAAGGAGTGCTGATTTAAGGAGTGCTGATTTAACCAGCACCAAAGTTGAAAACGCTCAGTTTAAAGAAACTTCAGGAATTACTGAGGATGCAAAACGTGAATTAAAACAACGCGGGGCAATTTTTGAAGATTCTCCCGGCGATCGCTCTAAAATTCCTACTCGTTAA